A single window of Cellulomonas sp. WB94 DNA harbors:
- a CDS encoding DUF4352 domain-containing protein — translation MSQPLPPAQPNPGSNVPAGPYPSMLGPEPVRKRSWFARHKILTGLGAIVVLFIVVSAANGGSKDAPAVGAATPAADVTQAAAAPSEAAPAPAPAVAAVGTPVRDGKFEFTVTSIEPGVPSVGSDALGQKAQGQFVLIHLTTKNIGDKAQYFDGSSQKAFDAQGREFSADSGAAIYLADSNSFLNEINPGNTVTGTVVFDMPLDATIAKLELHDSPFSGGVAVTP, via the coding sequence ATGTCGCAGCCACTCCCGCCCGCACAACCGAATCCTGGCTCGAACGTCCCGGCCGGCCCCTACCCGTCGATGCTCGGGCCGGAGCCCGTCAGGAAGCGCAGCTGGTTCGCGCGCCACAAGATCCTGACGGGCCTGGGCGCGATCGTCGTGCTCTTCATCGTCGTCTCGGCGGCAAACGGCGGGTCGAAGGACGCGCCAGCGGTCGGAGCGGCCACACCGGCCGCGGACGTCACGCAGGCAGCGGCCGCGCCGAGCGAGGCGGCGCCCGCCCCGGCACCCGCGGTGGCGGCCGTCGGGACACCTGTACGCGACGGCAAGTTCGAGTTCACCGTCACGTCGATCGAGCCCGGTGTCCCGTCCGTCGGGTCCGACGCGCTCGGGCAGAAGGCGCAGGGGCAGTTCGTCCTGATCCACCTGACCACCAAGAACATCGGCGACAAGGCCCAGTACTTCGACGGCTCTTCCCAGAAGGCGTTCGATGCGCAGGGTCGTGAGTTCTCCGCCGACTCCGGGGCTGCGATCTACCTCGCGGACTCGAACTCGTTCCTCAACGAGATCAACCCCGGCAACACGGTCACCGGGACCGTCGTATTCGACATGCCGCTCGACGCCACGATCGCCAAGCTCGAGCTCCACGACTCACCCTTCTCCGGCGGCGTGGCCGTCACGCCCTGA
- a CDS encoding histidine kinase, with protein sequence MSAVDAYGAVAPHRAAFLPPTPPVRVPQLRVPAPIRHGWARARTVGAVTTGALCTLVAISFDSGFRTPDGAPAHWLDVVAFLVGLTLAGLLVLRRRFPVYLCLAASAAAIVLPLDSFAALLTLTWVIATASTRTAWLCGAAAATATGAALWKDSARPPQDMVLAGKDQVTGVISYASAAGFWTVAILCLATFVGAGLVRRWRNVAAAAVADKEAQVVTTHQLRDRMSRQEERELIAREVHDTVAHHISLISLQASALEVDRGAGGPEVRAAAQQMRSSAQHAIAEMRGLLTTLRTGTEDDPLPGATLEDLAGLLDNLRRHGRWVTSSVYVTDAQTAAPTLTRAVFRIVQESVTNALKHAPGQPIEVDVRASRQAGVTIRVVNPVRPGPAIAAPGTGSGILGMRERAERLGGRFDARVDGGWHVVTAYLPWVPHP encoded by the coding sequence ATGTCAGCTGTCGATGCATACGGGGCGGTCGCGCCGCATCGGGCGGCCTTCCTGCCTCCTACCCCGCCGGTGCGGGTGCCGCAGCTCCGTGTGCCGGCCCCGATCCGGCACGGCTGGGCGCGGGCGAGGACCGTCGGTGCGGTCACGACGGGGGCGCTCTGCACGTTGGTGGCCATCTCGTTCGACTCCGGATTCCGGACCCCGGACGGCGCTCCTGCGCACTGGCTCGATGTCGTGGCATTCCTCGTCGGTCTGACCCTGGCAGGCCTCCTCGTCCTGCGCCGCCGCTTCCCGGTGTACCTCTGCCTCGCCGCGAGTGCGGCGGCGATCGTGCTTCCGCTGGACTCGTTCGCCGCGCTGCTGACCCTGACGTGGGTCATCGCGACCGCCTCGACGCGGACAGCGTGGCTGTGCGGGGCAGCGGCCGCGACCGCGACGGGCGCCGCCCTGTGGAAGGACTCGGCCCGACCACCGCAGGACATGGTTCTGGCCGGCAAGGACCAGGTGACGGGGGTGATCTCCTACGCGTCCGCCGCCGGGTTCTGGACGGTGGCCATCCTGTGCCTGGCGACCTTCGTCGGTGCCGGCCTGGTCCGCCGGTGGCGCAACGTCGCCGCGGCCGCGGTCGCCGACAAGGAGGCCCAGGTGGTCACCACCCACCAGCTGCGCGACCGGATGAGCCGGCAAGAAGAGCGTGAGCTGATCGCCCGTGAGGTCCACGACACGGTCGCCCACCACATCTCCCTGATCTCGCTGCAGGCCTCCGCCCTCGAGGTCGACCGCGGCGCGGGCGGACCGGAGGTGCGGGCTGCAGCCCAGCAGATGCGCTCCTCAGCCCAGCACGCGATCGCCGAGATGCGGGGCCTGCTGACCACGCTGCGGACCGGGACCGAAGATGACCCGCTGCCCGGGGCGACCCTGGAAGATCTCGCCGGCCTGCTGGACAACCTGCGCCGCCATGGGCGGTGGGTCACAAGCTCGGTCTACGTCACTGACGCCCAGACCGCCGCGCCGACCCTGACCCGCGCGGTGTTCCGCATCGTTCAGGAGTCCGTCACCAACGCCCTCAAGCACGCCCCGGGCCAGCCCATCGAGGTGGACGTCCGTGCCAGCCGCCAGGCCGGGGTCACGATCCGGGTCGTGAACCCGGTCCGGCCCGGACCCGCGATCGCCGCGCCGGGCACCGGGTCCGGCATCCTGGGGATGCGGGAACGGGCCGAGCGTCTCGGCGGCCGGTTCGACGCACGGGTCGACGGCGGATGGCACGTCGTGACCGCCTACCTGCCCTGGGTACCTCATCCCTGA
- a CDS encoding response regulator transcription factor — protein MTRALVVDDDSLVRRLLTSILTSQGIDVVGEAADGDEVIDAVNARHPDVVLMDLHMARVGGLAAIAELQRRPNPPAVIALTSFGNDDTVLAALRAGAKGFLAKDADPHHIADAVERVAAGEGALDPASAGAAIRHLAHAFDDQRQVRAHDALAALTDREREVAALVPSGLSNAEIGAQTYCSESTVKAHLSRAMAKLGIASRTQLAVLVDRAGNPTDTIGA, from the coding sequence GTGACCAGGGCCCTTGTCGTCGATGACGACTCACTTGTCCGCCGACTGCTGACGAGCATCTTGACCAGTCAGGGCATCGACGTCGTCGGCGAAGCGGCCGACGGCGACGAGGTGATCGACGCAGTCAACGCTCGCCACCCCGACGTCGTCCTGATGGACCTGCACATGGCGCGCGTCGGTGGCCTGGCCGCGATCGCTGAGCTCCAGCGTCGCCCGAACCCGCCTGCCGTCATCGCACTGACGTCCTTCGGCAACGACGACACCGTCCTGGCCGCGTTGCGCGCCGGCGCCAAAGGCTTCCTGGCCAAAGACGCGGACCCGCACCACATCGCGGATGCTGTCGAGCGCGTCGCCGCCGGTGAGGGGGCACTCGACCCTGCGTCCGCCGGTGCTGCGATCCGCCACCTGGCCCACGCGTTCGACGACCAGCGCCAGGTCCGAGCCCACGACGCGCTCGCTGCACTGACCGACCGCGAACGCGAGGTCGCCGCACTGGTTCCGTCCGGACTGTCGAACGCGGAGATCGGCGCGCAGACCTACTGCTCGGAGTCAACCGTCAAGGCCCACCTGTCGCGCGCGATGGCCAAGCTCGGCATCGCCTCGCGCACGCAGCTCGCCGTCCTCGTCGACCGCGCAGGCAACCCCACTGACACGATCGGCGCCTGA
- a CDS encoding tyrosine-type recombinase/integrase, which produces MSTTTVRRDKGTGSVAFDRTSGFWVGRLEVGKDLAGRRIRVKVIGASRSEARTKLEELRRKREAGIDVGARTTTFAELADAWLDRGLPADLSENTVWNYERILRGHILPTLGAKRVADLRSDDIDAMLDVMADRGMAASSMRHALNLTRRVLRFGMRRDLVVRNVAEPVQSRRGPKAERYGLTVKQAKKLLRVAADDRLAGLITVSLLLGLRPGEAAGLTWENVKTKGKRPTITVAASLRRTPLGALMLVAPKTPTSRRTLEIPPPVVDALKAQRRMQKAEQVAAGRAWRNTYDLVFTTEVGTPLDPSNVRRVYSRLAKEAGLAHLHPHMLRHAAASLLSAAGVPIEDISDTLGHRSVNVTAEIYRHPIAPVRSGHMVAMNQLIDIPRGRHAPT; this is translated from the coding sequence ATGAGCACCACCACGGTACGCCGCGACAAGGGCACCGGCTCGGTCGCGTTCGACAGGACGAGCGGGTTCTGGGTCGGGCGGCTCGAGGTCGGCAAGGACCTCGCCGGGCGCCGGATCCGGGTCAAGGTCATCGGAGCCTCACGCTCCGAAGCCCGCACCAAGCTGGAAGAGCTGCGCAGGAAGCGCGAGGCGGGCATCGACGTCGGCGCGCGCACCACGACGTTCGCCGAGCTCGCCGACGCCTGGCTCGACCGCGGACTACCGGCGGACCTGTCGGAGAACACCGTCTGGAACTACGAGCGGATCCTGCGCGGGCACATCCTGCCGACGCTCGGAGCCAAGCGGGTGGCGGACCTGAGGTCCGACGACATCGACGCCATGCTCGACGTGATGGCCGACCGCGGCATGGCCGCCTCGTCCATGCGCCACGCGCTGAACCTGACCCGCCGAGTGCTGCGGTTCGGGATGCGCCGCGACCTTGTGGTCCGCAACGTCGCCGAACCCGTTCAGTCGCGCCGCGGACCCAAGGCCGAGCGGTACGGGCTCACGGTCAAGCAGGCCAAGAAGCTGCTTCGGGTCGCCGCCGACGACCGACTCGCCGGACTGATCACCGTCTCGCTGCTGCTGGGCCTGCGGCCCGGGGAGGCTGCCGGGTTGACGTGGGAGAACGTCAAGACCAAGGGCAAGCGCCCCACGATCACGGTCGCCGCGAGCTTGCGTCGCACTCCCCTGGGCGCGCTGATGCTCGTCGCGCCCAAGACGCCAACGAGCCGGCGGACCTTGGAGATCCCTCCCCCGGTCGTCGACGCCCTCAAGGCCCAGCGCCGCATGCAGAAGGCCGAACAGGTCGCGGCCGGGCGGGCGTGGCGCAACACCTACGACCTCGTATTCACCACAGAGGTCGGCACTCCCCTGGATCCGTCCAACGTTCGACGGGTCTACTCCCGGCTCGCCAAGGAGGCCGGGCTCGCCCACCTGCACCCGCACATGCTCCGGCACGCTGCCGCGTCGCTGCTGTCCGCCGCCGGGGTGCCGATCGAGGACATCTCCGACACGCTCGGGCACCGGTCTGTCAACGTCACCGCTGAGATCTACCGGCACCCCATCGCGCCGGTGCGGTCTGGACACATGGTGGCCATGAATCAGCTCATCGACATCCCGAGGGGACGTCACGCTCCAACATGA
- a CDS encoding competence protein CoiA family protein produces the protein MTQRHDDSLDDFARGETAQVLARDRRTGELVFLAAGQASAVRPAAREHFECPFPGCDSPAPLTTRGGTYRDHFVHMSPHTHPGGPESLDHFQAKHLIAAWARERAAAACIDVVVNDEEWSPDVRRRPDVLATWPDGRRVAFEVEYKAYPVAAWTEKNADYRRAGITVVWIFGHSPARYLRPDNRIGGTRPEGAARGYRLGALTSAVVADSQPVLFINPVTSQIATLWSDGTPLTRRAPTPSGSSDSTLQRSGRQADRSRSRERPSTWPSPTWPNATCPQKEG, from the coding sequence ATGACCCAGCGGCACGACGACTCACTCGACGACTTCGCGCGTGGCGAGACAGCGCAAGTGCTCGCCCGCGACCGTCGGACCGGCGAGCTCGTCTTCCTCGCAGCCGGCCAGGCATCCGCCGTCCGCCCCGCAGCGCGCGAGCACTTCGAGTGCCCATTCCCCGGCTGCGACTCCCCCGCACCGCTCACCACCAGGGGCGGCACATACCGCGACCACTTCGTGCACATGAGCCCGCACACCCATCCCGGTGGGCCCGAGTCATTGGACCACTTCCAGGCCAAGCACCTGATCGCAGCCTGGGCGCGTGAGCGCGCAGCCGCGGCCTGCATCGACGTCGTCGTGAACGATGAGGAGTGGTCCCCCGACGTTCGGCGCCGCCCCGACGTCCTCGCTACCTGGCCAGACGGCAGACGCGTCGCCTTCGAGGTCGAGTACAAGGCCTACCCGGTGGCTGCCTGGACCGAGAAGAACGCCGACTACCGGCGCGCAGGCATCACTGTGGTTTGGATATTCGGCCACTCCCCCGCCCGCTACCTCCGACCCGACAACCGGATTGGCGGTACGCGACCGGAGGGCGCGGCGCGCGGGTACCGCCTCGGAGCACTCACCAGCGCCGTCGTCGCGGACAGCCAGCCGGTTCTGTTCATCAACCCCGTCACTAGCCAGATCGCGACCCTATGGAGCGACGGCACCCCCTTGACAAGGCGCGCGCCGACTCCCAGTGGTTCCAGCGACTCGACCTTGCAGAGGTCGGGTCGCCAGGCCGACCGGTCCCGAAGCAGAGAGCGACCTTCGACTTGGCCGTCACCCACCTGGCCGAATGCAACCTGTCCACAGAAAGAGGGCTGA
- a CDS encoding DEAD/DEAH box helicase family protein has product MSPTMIDNPVLNRPYDVPARHWMLDEHGALTSDIALKRRPSESWIPVPRQRKGRAAAQPTLGIQDELDVTRTGERRDVNDLINRLRDDVAAWRASGYPGVTATTARLLRYWADPTRDNRVFFAQREAVESAIYASEVAGRLTSAQAGRTARVQSSGWIQTALAEQNAEYNANLPRLAMKMATGTGKTVVMGMLIAWQTLNKAANRSDSRFTNRFLIVTPGITIKDRLRVLFPSDAGNYYRERDLVPVDLWPVLAQARISVTNYHAFMLRTRHDGQGVHANTKKLLRARTGVDPFVETEAQMVARVLRDLGGSRGKGTTGQIMVINDEAHHCYAPRDAEAEVKKLEATARAEAKEANLEAGVWFTGLQRIHAEVGIKQIYDLSATPFFLAGSGYSEGFIFPWVISDFSLMDAIESGLVKIPRLPVDDDATGSTVSYLSLWEHVGEGLPKRAGRGGFDTSRPLPAVLDGALKSLYSSYERAFQRWERTGDDGGAPPVFIVVCSNTTVSKWVYDQIAGFEQELIAPDGPAAAGEPATHQRTVPGTLPLFSNYVDGDRIASPRTILVDSAELESGEAVSAEFRAVAADEIDAFRREYATRTGAAAGEMEDGQLLREVMNTVGKPGRLGGQVRCVVSVSMLSEGWDANTVTHVLGVRAFGSQLLCEQVVGRGLRRRFYALDDEGLLPAEYAEVYGIPFSFIPSDRPVTDPPPRPPTTTVRAVAGREAARIVFPRVEGYRFELPDAPLHVDLTAVGSYVLDPGVIATETEVEGVIGASETHSLEELRAMRPKEVAFKLAVKHLLPLYTDGQHVPKPWLVPELVRIAQQFLAGKLELKGNAFPGLLLLGTEASKAAEHIHRMIVTQEGARDPVVRAIIRSDAPTGSTDDVNFQTIKATHVTSDRSHVSHVVLDGVGGNTWEQLAAYILEAHEDVAAYVKNDHLEFAIPYTHEGIGRRYVPDFLVRLVRRPDDVERFLIVEVSGGMKDQAAKAVKADTARNLWCAAVNSDGRFGRWGFVEVDDPNLFRDVVASAITNLYADLPITGQPLAYDLFEGIDDDPSLALSTEGAH; this is encoded by the coding sequence GTGTCCCCAACGATGATCGACAACCCGGTCCTCAACCGGCCCTACGACGTCCCTGCGCGACACTGGATGCTCGACGAGCACGGCGCGCTGACCTCGGACATCGCACTCAAGCGTCGCCCCAGCGAGTCATGGATTCCCGTACCGCGTCAGCGCAAGGGCCGTGCCGCGGCCCAACCGACGCTCGGTATCCAGGATGAGCTGGACGTCACCCGCACCGGTGAGCGCCGAGACGTCAACGACCTGATCAACCGCCTGCGGGACGACGTCGCGGCCTGGCGCGCCTCAGGCTACCCGGGCGTCACCGCGACGACTGCGCGGCTGTTGCGGTACTGGGCAGATCCGACGCGCGACAACCGCGTGTTCTTCGCCCAGCGAGAGGCCGTCGAGTCCGCCATCTACGCCTCCGAGGTAGCGGGCCGGCTCACGAGCGCGCAGGCCGGTCGCACGGCGCGCGTTCAGTCGTCGGGCTGGATCCAGACTGCTCTGGCCGAGCAGAACGCGGAGTACAACGCGAACCTGCCCCGCCTCGCGATGAAGATGGCAACTGGCACGGGCAAGACCGTCGTCATGGGGATGCTGATCGCATGGCAGACCCTGAACAAGGCAGCCAACCGCAGCGACTCTCGGTTCACTAACAGGTTCCTGATCGTCACCCCAGGCATCACGATCAAGGACCGCCTTCGCGTCCTGTTCCCGAGCGACGCGGGCAACTACTACCGCGAGCGGGATCTGGTGCCCGTGGACCTGTGGCCCGTACTCGCGCAGGCGCGCATCAGCGTGACGAACTATCACGCCTTCATGCTGCGCACCCGACACGACGGCCAGGGCGTCCACGCGAACACGAAGAAGCTGCTCCGCGCGCGCACCGGCGTCGATCCCTTCGTCGAGACCGAGGCCCAGATGGTGGCACGCGTCCTGCGCGACCTCGGCGGTAGTCGCGGCAAGGGAACGACCGGCCAGATCATGGTCATCAACGATGAGGCTCACCACTGCTACGCCCCCCGGGACGCGGAAGCCGAGGTCAAGAAGCTCGAGGCCACCGCGCGCGCCGAAGCCAAGGAGGCCAACCTCGAGGCCGGAGTGTGGTTCACCGGCTTGCAGCGCATACATGCGGAAGTGGGCATCAAGCAGATTTATGACCTGTCTGCAACGCCGTTCTTCCTCGCTGGGTCGGGGTACTCCGAGGGCTTTATCTTCCCGTGGGTGATCTCCGACTTCTCGCTCATGGACGCGATCGAGTCGGGCCTCGTCAAGATCCCCCGCCTGCCCGTTGACGACGACGCGACAGGTTCGACGGTGTCGTACCTAAGCCTCTGGGAACACGTCGGCGAAGGGCTGCCGAAGCGCGCTGGCCGAGGCGGGTTCGACACGTCGCGCCCTCTACCGGCCGTGCTCGATGGCGCGCTGAAGAGCCTGTACAGCTCCTACGAGCGCGCCTTCCAGCGCTGGGAGCGCACCGGAGACGATGGCGGCGCGCCGCCTGTCTTCATCGTCGTGTGCTCCAACACGACGGTATCCAAGTGGGTTTACGACCAGATCGCCGGATTCGAGCAGGAGCTGATCGCCCCTGACGGTCCGGCGGCGGCCGGCGAGCCCGCGACCCATCAGCGGACGGTCCCGGGCACCCTGCCTCTGTTCTCGAACTACGTCGACGGCGATCGCATAGCAAGCCCGCGCACGATCCTTGTCGACTCCGCCGAGCTCGAGTCCGGTGAGGCTGTGAGTGCCGAGTTCCGCGCGGTGGCCGCGGATGAGATCGACGCGTTCCGCCGGGAGTACGCCACGCGCACCGGGGCGGCCGCGGGCGAGATGGAAGACGGTCAACTTCTGCGCGAAGTGATGAACACCGTCGGAAAGCCAGGACGCCTTGGCGGCCAGGTGCGCTGCGTCGTGTCGGTGTCAATGCTGTCGGAGGGTTGGGACGCGAACACCGTGACGCACGTGCTCGGGGTGCGCGCCTTTGGCTCCCAGCTACTGTGCGAACAGGTGGTCGGTCGGGGTCTGCGCCGGCGCTTCTACGCGCTGGACGACGAGGGTCTGCTGCCGGCCGAGTACGCAGAGGTCTACGGGATCCCGTTCTCCTTCATCCCGTCCGACCGGCCTGTCACCGATCCGCCCCCGCGCCCACCGACCACCACAGTCCGAGCAGTCGCGGGTCGCGAAGCCGCCCGGATCGTCTTCCCCCGCGTGGAGGGCTATCGCTTCGAGCTGCCCGACGCCCCGCTGCACGTCGACCTAACCGCCGTGGGCTCCTACGTCCTCGACCCTGGCGTGATCGCCACCGAGACCGAGGTCGAGGGAGTCATCGGCGCCAGCGAGACCCACTCGCTAGAGGAGCTTCGGGCCATGCGACCGAAGGAGGTCGCCTTCAAGCTCGCCGTGAAGCACCTGCTGCCCCTTTACACCGATGGCCAGCACGTACCCAAGCCCTGGCTCGTGCCCGAGCTCGTCCGAATCGCGCAGCAGTTCCTTGCAGGCAAGCTCGAGCTGAAGGGCAACGCGTTCCCCGGCCTGCTCCTGCTCGGCACCGAGGCCAGCAAGGCAGCCGAGCACATCCACCGGATGATCGTCACGCAGGAGGGTGCCCGTGACCCGGTTGTCCGCGCCATCATCCGCTCCGACGCTCCGACGGGATCGACCGACGACGTCAACTTCCAGACGATCAAGGCCACCCACGTGACCAGCGACCGCAGTCACGTGTCGCACGTTGTGCTCGACGGTGTAGGCGGAAACACATGGGAGCAGCTTGCGGCATACATTCTCGAAGCACACGAGGACGTCGCCGCGTACGTGAAGAACGACCACCTCGAGTTCGCCATCCCTTACACGCATGAGGGCATCGGCCGTCGGTACGTTCCCGACTTCCTCGTGCGCCTCGTCCGTCGCCCCGACGACGTCGAGCGGTTTCTCATCGTCGAAGTCTCCGGCGGCATGAAGGACCAGGCAGCGAAGGCTGTGAAGGCCGATACGGCGCGCAACCTGTGGTGCGCCGCGGTCAACTCCGACGGGCGCTTCGGCAGGTGGGGCTTCGTCGAGGTGGACGACCCGAACCTCTTCCGCGATGTCGTGGCTTCCGCGATCACAAACCTCTACGCCGACCTGCCAATCACCGGGCAACCGCTCGCCTACGACTTGTTCGAGGGCATCGACGATGACCCATCCCTCGCACTAAGCACTGAAGGAGCCCACTGA
- a CDS encoding site-specific DNA-methyltransferase — translation MAASRDTTATPVESFAHADTRVNIPTADAESFVSEEVAAPVTTRWKRHTVLDPQLVWKGKDDQADVLDVTTPPIFIQEKIDPRALIENLRRTAEHPENEPEATLFDSFDGLDPWESVEFYQHQANWANRMILGDSLAVMASLADRENLRGQVQAIYLDPPYGIKFGSNWQPRTNKRDVTDGNLADMAREAEQIKAFRDTWEYGVDSYLTYLRDRLLVARELLTESGSIFVQIGDENVHLVRTLLDEVFRSENFISLITFTKTSGQETAQLANVSDYILWYGRNSESTKVRQLLRPKAIGGLGAKEYKRVELLDGTIRPATSGELSGEDRLPDRASLFTTGDVTSDGGIAPDIELPDGRVLKGKSGVHWKTTPEGIVKLWRAGRIMPSGGYRIYKRRYLDFPVVGVTNVWTDVRSESDRSYVVQTATSVIERCVLMTTDPGDLVLDPTCGSGTTAYVAEQWGRRWIAIDTSRVAIALARQRLMAAKYPYYLLADSPKGQEQERSLGTGTSSIASGNSGDLRQGFVYERVPHITLKSIANNPDITENMTRAEIDAAISRHADAELLYDRPYEDKKKVRVSGRFTVESLSPHRSASFDAAFPNSGETSPEHSPLQDQTSAVGLAVDPGSSYEETILDNLKTAGVQNGRRRERLIFNAIDPYPGRFVQAIGTAASDANVAAAREVSAHAEPMTQRVAICLGPEYGTVDARMVKAAAREALAMPSVDVLIVLGYAFEANALDAVGDTQREGFASVAAEHTLGRLPVLLVRMNVDLAMGEELLKNSSSANLFTVFGEPDIDVQVSDEGVVVEIRGIDVYDPTTGEVRSGGTDGIALWMIDTDYDEESFFVRHAYFSGGQDPYKKLRLALKADIDADAWESLYGTVSRPFPVPSTGKIAVKAINYYGDEVLIVREVS, via the coding sequence ATGGCCGCCTCCCGCGACACAACAGCCACACCGGTCGAGTCCTTCGCGCATGCGGACACACGCGTGAACATCCCGACCGCCGACGCCGAGAGCTTCGTTTCCGAAGAGGTCGCCGCCCCCGTCACCACACGTTGGAAGCGCCACACTGTGCTCGACCCACAGCTGGTTTGGAAAGGAAAGGACGACCAGGCAGACGTACTCGACGTTACTACCCCGCCAATTTTCATCCAAGAGAAGATCGACCCGCGCGCCCTTATCGAGAATCTGCGTCGGACGGCCGAGCACCCCGAAAATGAGCCGGAGGCAACTCTCTTCGACAGTTTCGACGGACTCGACCCCTGGGAGTCAGTCGAGTTCTACCAGCACCAGGCAAACTGGGCGAACCGCATGATTCTCGGGGACTCGCTCGCCGTCATGGCATCGCTCGCCGACCGCGAGAACCTGCGCGGCCAGGTTCAGGCTATCTACCTCGACCCGCCCTATGGCATCAAGTTCGGCTCCAACTGGCAACCCCGCACCAACAAGCGGGACGTCACGGACGGCAATCTCGCCGATATGGCCCGGGAAGCCGAACAGATAAAGGCGTTCCGGGACACTTGGGAGTATGGGGTCGACTCGTACCTCACCTACCTGCGCGACAGGCTTCTCGTCGCGCGAGAGTTGCTCACAGAGAGCGGCAGCATTTTCGTCCAGATCGGAGACGAGAACGTTCACTTGGTTCGCACCTTGCTCGATGAAGTCTTCAGATCGGAGAACTTCATAAGCCTCATCACCTTCACCAAGACCAGCGGTCAAGAGACCGCTCAGCTGGCTAACGTATCCGACTACATCCTCTGGTACGGCAGGAATTCGGAATCAACGAAGGTCCGGCAACTCCTTCGGCCTAAAGCCATCGGCGGCTTAGGCGCCAAGGAGTACAAGCGGGTGGAGCTTCTAGATGGCACCATTCGACCAGCAACGTCTGGAGAACTCTCAGGAGAGGATCGATTGCCCGATCGTGCGAGTCTCTTCACGACTGGAGACGTCACATCGGACGGCGGAATCGCGCCGGACATTGAGCTTCCCGATGGTCGCGTGCTGAAGGGCAAGTCGGGCGTGCACTGGAAGACGACGCCTGAAGGAATAGTCAAGCTCTGGCGGGCCGGCCGCATCATGCCATCCGGCGGCTATAGAATCTACAAGCGTCGCTACCTTGACTTTCCGGTTGTGGGCGTCACGAACGTCTGGACGGACGTCCGGAGCGAGAGCGACCGGTCCTACGTAGTCCAAACAGCGACGAGCGTAATCGAGCGCTGTGTGCTCATGACGACCGATCCCGGCGATCTAGTCCTAGATCCGACCTGTGGCTCGGGCACGACGGCGTACGTAGCGGAGCAGTGGGGTCGACGCTGGATAGCCATCGACACCTCCCGCGTAGCGATCGCCCTTGCCCGCCAACGGCTCATGGCGGCGAAGTACCCGTACTACCTGTTGGCGGACTCGCCTAAAGGCCAGGAGCAGGAGCGCAGCCTCGGCACGGGGACGTCTTCAATCGCAAGCGGCAATTCAGGCGACCTTCGGCAGGGCTTCGTCTACGAGCGCGTCCCGCACATTACCCTGAAGTCGATCGCCAACAATCCGGATATCACTGAAAACATGACGCGTGCGGAAATCGATGCCGCGATCTCCAGACACGCGGACGCCGAGCTCCTGTATGACCGCCCCTATGAGGACAAGAAGAAGGTCCGGGTCTCGGGTCGCTTTACGGTTGAGTCCCTCTCGCCGCACCGCTCGGCATCCTTCGACGCCGCATTCCCCAACTCCGGCGAGACTTCCCCTGAGCACTCGCCTTTGCAGGATCAAACCTCAGCGGTCGGTCTCGCAGTGGACCCTGGGTCTTCATACGAGGAGACGATTCTCGACAACCTGAAGACGGCCGGCGTCCAGAACGGCCGCCGGCGGGAGCGTCTCATCTTCAATGCAATCGATCCCTATCCCGGCCGGTTCGTTCAGGCGATTGGGACTGCCGCTTCGGATGCCAATGTCGCCGCGGCGCGCGAGGTGTCCGCGCACGCGGAGCCCATGACCCAGCGTGTAGCCATCTGCCTTGGCCCCGAGTACGGCACGGTGGACGCGCGCATGGTCAAGGCCGCCGCGCGCGAGGCGCTCGCCATGCCAAGCGTCGACGTCCTCATCGTCCTCGGCTACGCTTTCGAGGCCAACGCGCTTGATGCTGTCGGCGACACTCAGCGCGAGGGTTTCGCATCCGTCGCGGCGGAACACACCCTCGGTCGCCTTCCCGTCCTGCTGGTGCGGATGAACGTCGACCTTGCGATGGGAGAAGAACTCCTCAAGAACTCATCCTCGGCGAACCTGTTCACCGTGTTCGGCGAGCCCGACATAGACGTTCAGGTATCCGACGAGGGTGTCGTGGTCGAGATCCGTGGGATCGACGTCTACGACCCGACCACCGGCGAGGTCCGGTCGGGGGGTACGGACGGCATCGCCCTTTGGATGATCGACACCGACTACGACGAGGAGAGCTTCTTCGTCCGGCACGCCTACTTCTCCGGCGGACAGGACCCCTACAAGAAGCTCAGGCTCGCCCTCAAGGCAGACATCGACGCCGACGCCTGGGAGTCCCTCTACGGCACGGTCTCACGTCCGTTCCCGGTGCCGAGCACCGGCAAGATAGCCGTCAAGGCCATCAACTACTACGGCGACGAGGTCCTCATCGTCCGTGAGGTCTCCTGA